In Camelina sativa cultivar DH55 chromosome 16, Cs, whole genome shotgun sequence, a single window of DNA contains:
- the LOC109129705 gene encoding uncharacterized protein LOC109129705, producing MDLEKAFQEMSITDDTPLVLSNQPKFCSSERNSCSIMGRFLNPENQRMSNWILDMPRIWRLYDRVRGIALSKDKFQFFFKSEEDLEGVLKQGVWTQDDWCVVMEKWIEKPPHDYLMLLPAWIRLRNIPVNYYTKDTIQEIAECVGQVLQVVFDQEKSQVQDYVRVRVLLDVSNPLRNSKEVQLPSGEIVLVSFDYERIRKRCFQCQRLTHEKNRCSFKQSVIKEHSSLVSKDQEKLKGIALKDIEQPKENSMDIKIMADAMKSASNQSNLVVLKSVDEDESEALSDLDLLLGFSTGSMEASSSGTVPLENNKRKMQTSCSRKAKKVKQLPMKEKVSELLSQNQFEKVFKRKAQSTRKVYTKCMKADNNPVVPCEPPLDQ from the coding sequence ATGGATCTGGAAAAAGCTTTTCAAGAAATGTCAATTACAGATGATACTCCTCTGGTCCTTTCTAATCAACCCAAGTTCTGTTCAAGCGAAAGAAATAGTTGTAGTATTATGGGTAGATTTCTGAATCCTGAGAATCAAAGGATGTCTAATTGGATATTGGATATGCCAAGAATTTGGAGACTATATGATAGGGTTCGGGGTATTGCTCTATCAAAAGacaagtttcaatttttctttaagtCTGAAGAAGATTTAGAAGGAGTTTTGAAACAAGGAGTTTGGACTCAGGATGATTGGTGTGTAGTGATGGAGAAATGGATCGAAAAACCTCCGCATGATTATTTGATGCTACTCCCGGCTTGGATTCGTCTTCGTAATATTCCAGTTAACTACTACACTAAAGACACGATTCAAGAGATTGCGGAGTGTGTGGGACAAGTCTTGCAAGTAGTCTTCGATCAGGAGAAATCTCAAGTTCAAGACTATGTTAGGGTGCGTGTGTTGTTAGATGTCTCAAATCCTTTGCGTAATTCTAAAGAAGTACAGTTACCATCAGGGGAgattgttttagtttcttttgattATGAAAGGATCAGGAAAAGATGCTTTCAATGTCAAAGACTAACTCATGAGAAGAATAGATGCTCTTTCAAGCAGTCAGTTATAAAAGAACATTCCTCCTTGGTTTCTAAGGATCAAGAAAAATTGAAAGGGATCGCTCTGAAAGATATAGAGCAACCGAAGGAGAACTCTATGGATATAAAAATAATGGCCGATGCGATGAAAAGTGCTTCAAATCAAAGTAACCTTGTGGTATTAAAATCAGTTGATGAAGATGAGTCAGAAGCTTTGTCAGACTTGGATCTTCTTCTCGGCTTTAGTACAGGAAGTATGGAGGCTAGTTCTTCGGGAACAGTTCCACTAGAGAATAACAAAAGGAAGATGCAAACTTCATGTTCTAGAAAAGCTAAAAAGGTCAAACAACTACCTATGAAGGAAAAGGTTAGTGAACTACTCTCTCAAAATCAGTTTGAGAAAGTCTTTAAAAGGAAAGCACAATCAACAAGGAAAGTGTATACAAAGTGTATGAAGGCAGATAATAATCCGGTGGTTCCTTGTGAACCGCCGTTGGATCAGTAA
- the LOC109124687 gene encoding probable E3 ubiquitin-protein ligase ARI8 isoform X1 codes for MDADDDFYSGTENYSDYADSDPEDDADYEFVEDAADDSDDLIFRRRQQNYSVLSEADICKLQEDDISRISTVLSISRNSSAILLRHYNWCVSRVHDEWFADEEKVRDAVGLLEKPVVDFPTDGELDCGICFETFLSDKFHAAACGHPFCESCWEGYITTAINDGPGCLTLRCPDPSCRAAVGQDMINLLAPDKDRQKYTSYFVRSYVEDNRKTKWCPAPGCDYAVNFVVGSGNYDVNCLCCYSFCWNCAEEAHRPVDCDTVSKWILKNSAESENMNWILANSKPCPKCKRPIEKNQGCMHITCTPPCKFEFCWLCLGAWTEHGEKTGGFYACNRYEAAKQDGIFDESEKRREMAKNSLERYTHYYERWATNQSSRQKALADLEKMQTDDIEKLSDIQCQPESQLKFIIEAWLQIVDCRRVLKWTYAYGFYIPDHENGKRVFFEYLQGEAESGLERLHQCAEKELQPYLEAKGPCEDFNEFRTKLAGLTSVTKNYFENLVRALENGLSDVSSHIAYDRTSSLKSLGGKTKGSTSKASSSDSTLWSCEYCTYVNPRSTTVCQMCEHGR; via the exons ATGGATGCTGATGATGATTTCTACAGCGGCACCGAAAACTATTCCGATTACGCCGACAGCGACCCCGAAGACGACGCCGACTACGAGTTCGTCGAAGACGCCGCTGATGATTCCGATGACCTCATTTTCCGCCGCCGCCAG CAAAATTATAGTGTGTTAAGCGAAGCAGATATCTGTAAGCTTCAAGAAGATGATATTTCAAGGATCTCTACTGTTTTGTCCATTTCCAGAAATTCATCTGCAATCCTGCTTCGTCACTACAATTG GTGTGTGAGCAGAGTTCATGATGAATGGTTTGCTGATGAGGAGAAGGTTCGAGATGCTGTTGGCTTGTTGGAGAAACCTGTTGTTGATTTCCCAACTGATGGAGAA CTTGATTGTGGGATTTGTTTCGAGACTTTCCTTTCTGACAAATTTCATGCTGCTGCTTGTGGTCATCCCTTCTGCGAGTCATGCTGGGAAG GTTATATCACCACCGCGATTAATGATGGTCCTGGGTGTCTTACGTTACGATGTCCAGATCCTTCTTGCAGAGCTGCTGTTGGTCAGGATATGATCAATTTGCTTGCTCCTGATAAAGATAGGCAGAAGTACACATCTTATTTTGTCAGATCATATGTTGAAGACAATAGAAAG ACCAAGTGGTGTCCCGCTCCTGGCTGTGACTACGCTGTAAACTTTGTTGTTGGGAGTGGTAATTATGATGTGAACTGTCTCTGTTGTTACAGTTTCTGCTGGAAT TGTGCTGAAGAAGCTCACCGTCCTGTTGATTGTGACACCGTTTCTAAGTGGATATTGAAGAATAGCGCTGAGTCTGAGAATATGAATTG GATTTTGGCAAATTCCAAGCCCTGTCCAAAATGCAAACGGCCAATAGAGAAAAACCAGGGTTGTATGCATATTACGTGCACCCCACCATGTAAATTTGAGTTCTGCTG GCTTTGCCTTGGAGCGTGGACAGAGCATGGTGAGAAGACAGGTGGCTTTTATGCTTGTAACCGTTATGAAGCAGCAAAGCAAGATGGCATT TTTGATGAGAGTGAAAAACGCCGAGAGATGGCAAAGAACTCTCTTGAGAGATATACCCACTACTATGAAAGATGGGCGACAAACCAATCG TCTAGGCAAAAGGCGCTGGCGGATCTTGAGAAGATGCAAACTGATGAT ATTGAGAAGCTCAGCGACATACAGTGTCAGCCTGAATCGCAACTGAAGTTCATTATTGAAGCATGGTTACAG ATAGTAGACTGCAGACGAGTTCTAAAATGGACATATGCCTATGGTTTTTACATACCTGACCACGAGAATggaaaaagagtgttttttgaGTACTTACAAG GTGAAGCTGAGTCGGGCCTTGAACGACTTCATCAATGTGCTGAAAAAGAGCTGCAACCGTACCTAGAAGCCAAAGGTCCCTGTGAAGATTTTAATGAGTTCCGCACAAAACTGGCAGGTTTAACAAG CGTCACCAAAAACTATTTTGAGAACTTAGTTCGAGCTCTGGAGAATGGGCTATCGGATGTGAGCTCACATATTGCATATGATCGAACCTCAAGTTTAAAGAGCTTAGGGGGGAAGACAAAGGGATCCACTTCTAAAGCCAGCAGCTCAGATTCAACACTGTGGTCTTGTGAATATTGCACTTATGTAAATCCAAGGTCGACCACGGTTTGCCAAATGTGTGAACATGGCCGTTGA
- the LOC109124687 gene encoding probable E3 ubiquitin-protein ligase ARI8 isoform X2: MDADDDFYSGTENYSDYADSDPEDDADYEFVEDAADDSDDLIFRRRQQNYSVLSEADICKLQEDDISRISTVLSISRNSSAILLRHYNWCVSRVHDEWFADEEKVRDAVGLLEKPVVDFPTDGELDCGICFETFLSDKLHAAACGHPFCESCWEGYITTAINDGPGCLTLRCPDPSCRAAVGQDMINLLAPDKDRQKYTSYFVRSYVEDNRKTKWCPAPGCDYAVNFVVGSGNYDVNCLCCYSFCWNCAEEAHRPVDCDTVSKWILKNSAESENMNWILANSKPCPKCKRPIEKNQGCMHITCTPPCKFEFCWLCLGAWTEHGEKTGGFYACNRYEAAKQDGIFDESEKRREMAKNSLERYTHYYERWATNQSSRQKALADLEKMQTDDIEKLSDIQCQPESQLKFIIEAWLQIVDCRRVLKWTYAYGFYIPDHENGKRVFFEYLQGEAESGLERLHQCAEKELQPYLEAKGPCEDFNEFRTKLAGLTSVTKNYFENLVRALENGLSDVSSHIAYDRTSSLKSLGGKTKGSTSKASSSDSTLWSCEYCTYVNPRSTTVCQMCEHGR, translated from the exons ATGGATGCTGATGATGATTTCTACAGCGGCACCGAAAACTATTCCGATTACGCCGACAGCGACCCCGAAGACGACGCCGACTACGAGTTCGTCGAAGACGCCGCTGATGATTCCGATGACCTCATTTTCCGCCGCCGCCAG CAAAATTATAGTGTGTTAAGCGAAGCAGATATCTGTAAGCTTCAAGAAGATGATATTTCAAGGATCTCTACTGTTTTGTCCATTTCCAGAAATTCATCTGCAATCCTGCTTCGTCACTACAATTG GTGTGTGAGCAGAGTTCATGATGAATGGTTTGCTGATGAGGAGAAGGTTCGAGATGCTGTTGGCTTGTTGGAGAAACCTGTTGTTGATTTCCCAACTGATGGAGAA CTTGATTGTGGGATTTGTTTCGAGACTTTCCTTTCTGACAAATTGCATGCTGCTGCTTGTGGTCACCCGTTCTGTGAGTCATGCTGGGAAG GTTATATCACCACCGCGATTAATGATGGTCCTGGGTGTCTTACGTTACGATGTCCAGATCCTTCTTGCCGAGCTGCTGTTGGTCAGGATATGATCAATTTGCTTGCTCCTGATAAAGATAGGCAGAAGTACACATCTTATTTTGTCAGATCATATGTCGAAGACAATAGAAAG ACCAAGTGGTGTCCCGCTCCTGGCTGTGACTACGCTGTAAACTTTGTTGTTGGGAGTGGTAATTATGATGTGAACTGTCTCTGTTGTTACAGTTTCTGCTGGAAT TGTGCTGAAGAAGCTCACCGTCCTGTTGATTGTGACACCGTTTCTAAGTGGATATTGAAGAATAGCGCTGAGTCTGAGAATATGAATTG GATTTTGGCAAATTCCAAGCCCTGTCCAAAATGCAAACGGCCAATAGAGAAAAACCAGGGTTGTATGCATATTACGTGCACCCCACCATGTAAATTTGAGTTCTGCTG GCTTTGCCTTGGAGCGTGGACAGAGCATGGTGAGAAGACAGGTGGCTTTTATGCTTGTAACCGTTATGAAGCAGCAAAGCAAGATGGCATT TTTGATGAGAGTGAAAAACGCCGAGAGATGGCAAAGAACTCTCTTGAGAGATATACCCACTACTATGAAAGATGGGCGACAAACCAATCG TCTAGGCAAAAGGCGCTGGCGGATCTTGAGAAGATGCAAACTGATGAT ATTGAGAAGCTCAGCGACATACAGTGTCAGCCTGAATCGCAACTGAAGTTCATTATTGAAGCATGGTTACAG ATAGTAGACTGCAGACGAGTTCTAAAATGGACATATGCCTATGGTTTTTACATACCTGACCACGAGAATggaaaaagagtgttttttgaGTACTTACAAG GTGAAGCTGAGTCGGGCCTTGAACGACTTCATCAATGTGCTGAAAAAGAGCTGCAACCGTACCTAGAAGCCAAAGGTCCCTGTGAAGATTTTAATGAGTTCCGCACAAAACTGGCAGGTTTAACAAG CGTCACCAAAAACTATTTTGAGAACTTAGTTCGAGCTCTGGAGAATGGGCTATCGGATGTGAGCTCACATATTGCATATGATCGAACCTCAAGTTTAAAGAGCTTAGGGGGGAAGACAAAGGGATCCACTTCTAAAGCCAGCAGCTCAGATTCAACACTGTGGTCTTGTGAATATTGCACTTATGTAAATCCAAGGTCGACCACGGTTTGCCAAATGTGTGAACATGGCCGTTGA
- the LOC109129481 gene encoding uncharacterized protein LOC109129481 — protein MERTNTWDVTSLPPGKKVVGCKWVFTLKFYADGTLERYKARLVAKGYTQKEGLDYNEKFSPVSKMVTVKMLLKISASKQWFLHQLDISNAFLNGDLDEDIYMRLPEGYAEIKGDTLPKNACHGDQTLFVKSFGDDFIALLVYVDDIVIASTTESGATQLTAALKQSFKLRELGPLKYFLGLKIARNSTGISICQRKYALELLTSSGMLACKDVQTPMVPNLHLSRTFGKILNDKEMYRSLVGRLMYLTITRPDITFAVNKLCQFSSTPRTSHLTAADQVLQYIKGTVGQGLFYSAEPDLSLKAFADSDYASCPDSRRSTSGFTMFFGSSLISWRSKKQHTISRSSAEAEYRALAIASCEIMWITTLLCEL, from the exons ATGGAGAGGACCAATACTTGGGATGTAACTAGTCTTCCACCTGGTAAGAAAGTTGTTGGCTGCAAATGGGTTTTTACCTTGAAGTTTTATGCAGATGGAACTCTAGAGAGATATAAAGCCAGGTTGGTGGCTAAGGGTTACACACAAAAGGAGGGTTTGGATTATAATGAAAAATTTTCACCGGTGTCGAAGATGGTCACTGTGAAAATGTTACTCAAGATTTCTGCTTCTAAACAGTGGTTTCTGCATCAACTTGACATTTCTAATGCTTTCTTGAATggtgatcttgatgaagatatatatatgcgACTTCCAGAAGGGTATGCTGAGATTAAGGGGGACACTTTGCCCAAGAATGCT TGTCACGGAGATCAAACTTTGTTTGTTAAAAGTTTTGGAGATGATTTCATTGCTTTATTGGTTTACGTTGACGACATAGTTATTGCTAGTACCACAGAATCAGGTGCGACTCAGTTAACTGCAGCTTTGAAGCAGAGTTTTAAGCTACGGGAGCTTGGTCCTTTGAAGTATTTCTTGGGTCTTAAAATTGCTCGAAACTCTACTGGCATATCCATTTGTCAACGTAAATATGCTCTTGAGCTTCTGACTTCTTCTGGCATGTTAGCTTGCAAAGATGTTCAGACACCCATGGTACCAAACCTACACCTTTCTAGGACCTTTGGTAAGATTTTGAATGATAAGGAGATGTATCGCAGTCTTGTAGGTCGGTTGATGTATCTCACCATCACTCGTCCAGACATCACATTTGCTGTGAATAAGTTGTGTCAATTCTCCTCTACTCCTCGCACATCTCATCTGACAGCAGCTGATCAAGTTCTTCAATACATTAAAGGGACTGTTGGACAAGGACTTTTCTATTCTGCAGAACCAGACCTCTCATTGAAAGCATTTGCAGATTCAGATTATGCTTCTTGTCCAGATAGCCGCCGCTCAACCAGtggttttacaatgttttttggCTCGTCACTCATTTCCTGGCGTTCTAAGAAGCAACATACTATTTCTCGCTCTTCTGCGGAAGCTGAGTATCGAGCTCTTGCTATAGCTTCCTGCGAGATTATGTGGATCACTACTTTACTTTGTGAGTTGTGA